CTTGAATAATCACGATTCATTGTTAATAATAAAGtgatataatttttgaatttaagagaCATAATTCATCAACATGAAATGTGATAACTCTTGGTTAATAACCAAGTGGTATAACTTTTAATTacttataacttttcatttgcaaCTATTGaaacactatatatatattgaaaatgttccaacatatAATGCTTTCATGTATCAAAACATGACCTAGTGGTATTGATATATGCCTATAGGTATCGATACATGAGTGTTAGAATGGTTACTAATAGCTAGTTTTATGAGAAGTATTGATAAATCTTTTATATGTATCGATGCGTGAGCTATAGTGACACTTTTTCAGCAAAAAAATAATACGCTCTAAATCATTCCCAACGACCATAAACTTCCACGACCTTATTCTTTGCTATAAATACAAGTCAAAGACAAATTAGGACTCAAGAGAAACATATCTAAGCATCAAAGTCAAGAGAAAAGCTCCAAACcttcattctttcatttctcTTGTAAAATATTCTCTAGGAGCCTAGTGTCTAATCTTTCATCATTTACATATCTTTGCATTTATAGTTAAAACTTGTAAACATCCAACTTCCTAAaggtttttattgtttattctCCATTCCACTAATTGTAACTTTTATAGGGTTTTAGCTTAGCCAAACAAATCTAAGAAAGGCTCTAGTTAAACGTAAAAGCTATGGGAAAAGGTTTTATCTAAGCgttgtgaaaaaaaatagagttgtAAAGGTTATACCTTCTCCTCGAAAGGTATCAATTCCAATAGTGAATTCAGAAAATCATTAGTGGTGAAAAGCTGAGATAGTGGAGAAAGACAATTGAAGTCAAACCACTATAAATCGTTTGTGTAAGTTTTTCTTCCCTTTCCCTATTATATAGGAAAggctttcaattttttttaaaatatcaattcacGTTCTCTTGGTATTTTCAAGCATAAcatatttggataaaaatattttctatattattataaaatcttatatttataaaaattgaagtgaaataatatattttctaaaatataatattttatatattttaattttaaaataataatgtaaaaatataatattttatgaaaaattaaaatatataaaattaccaaaaaacaTTCCAAGATGAATATAGACAAATCATTGTCTCAATTAATTTGAAATCGGAAACCATATGTCTTAGTACATTCTGACatgaaataaaagtttcaattttattaatttatatatttttaaaattaataaagtaatcaaataatataaaaacttcacgtgttataaaaataaaaataaataaaattattaaaaacataattaaaaaaatcaagacAATATTCAAATGAATCAAGACAACCATCTCCCGAGTTCATTTCaacatgaaattatatttataatttttataaatttatatattttaaatatatttttagattttatatattttaatttcaaaataataatataaaaagttatatgttataatatatatatatatataaatgctaAAAACACAAAGTCTATAATGAACCTAGAGTTGACCAGATTCCTTCTATatgtgaaaaattatttttatatatatatttttataaattttatatattttagatttttattttgttacttGTGAAAATGTGGAGCTATCAGATATTTGCTATATTATTGGTCATTAGTGCTAGGTCAAcgcattttaattttattgattaaatattaaaatttttgtcagaattaaaatttagataccaattaagtccaaataaatatcaattaaatacgAGTAAAAAAACcctataaataacatttaacattgttaattatttgtgtaatatacattttaatatattcatgatataatcaaattattactattaattGCCTAGAATTTGTAGGAGGTTTCTTAACCTTAAACAATTTCCTATATTTAGCCAAAGAAAAACAGTGGATGAGAAACAGATTATAGAATCCAACCAGTGTTTATGAAACATTGTTTCAATATAATCCAAACTTGTTGGATTTAACTGTAACCATCTTCTTTATGAACTTGTTTGAATCTGgtttaatatgttaaaagttTCCGGATGTTCTTACAAGTTCCAATAAATCCAGCTAATATCCTCTATTACAATCcagcataaaaaaaaagaaaagaaaagacattgaTGGCCTACAAATTTTACAGTTTATAAAAATAGACCTTTCTTCCCattgatgatttgttaaatatggTTAAGTTCCAATAACCCCAAAACATCAACAGAAAAAACGGTTTagttattacaaaaacaaactGTAGGAACCAAATTGCAAGCAATGTCAATTTTTTCGTTTCTAGATTAAAAAGAGGTGCAAATCAATCTTCATTGTCGTAGTTTACAATTTGCGGAAAATGGGGTGTGGTGAATCAAAACACGCTGTCATCGAAAACACCATTAGCCGAAAAAACTCAAAGGCGGGATCCAAGCGAGGGAAAAGCTCCCAAGTCATTGAAGAAACGAGGAAAGTTGATAGCGAAGTGAGCTCATCGGTGCAACAGGAAGGCAAAAACGACGGTTTGGACATCGTTGGAGTCGCTGCTGGAACCACCTCTATCAGTCGGAGGAATTCGAGAGCAAGGTCCAAGAAGGGGAAAAGCTCGGAAACCATTGAAGAAACGAAGAAAGTTGATGGCGAAACAAGCTCAATGGCGAAACAGAAGGAAGTCAAAAATGACAATCGGGACACCGACGGGAATAATTCCGGCACTGTGGTTGATGGGAAGAAGGTAGCTGAAAGCATCGAATTGAAGAAAGGAGATAAAACGATGGCCGAAGAgacaaaggaaaaaattatgGAGGAAATTAAGCTTGTCGAAGAAACAAAAGATGGTGAGAAACTAGGTGaagatttaaagaaataaattgtaaagGATCAAAAAGTTGTTGAAGAAATTGCAAATGGTTTTTGAACTTAAACTAATGATGCATGTATGCTTCAATGGCGGTAATTCTTTCTACATTCATAAACAAATTTGATTCCTTCATGTATGATTTTTCAGGAGAAGCTAAAACTATGAAGAAAGAGAACTTGGTAGAAAGGTCAAAAACAATAACTTCTACAACTACTACTGAAGCTAAAGTTTCAACCTTAGTTGAAAAACAGGTATTAATCTATATTACTTAGTGAATGTTGTTTGGCATGATCAAACATTTTTTCCATGGATGCTGAAGAAAGAATAGAGTTGGAGCTTATTTAAACCTAGTTCTTGTTCATAATATTAAACCATTAGAAGTTTAAGtttaatgaaaatggaaattatcTATaactttttttgtgtgtttcaGGAAGAAAAACCTGCAGGAGTGGAGGATTTGAAGAAAAAGTGACACCATTTAAAGAGTTTTATCTGCATTTATTAGACTGCTTTTTCTCCTCAGTTTCATGTATTATAATATATGGTATTATTTCACAGAAAATGTATCATTCTTTAAGCtatgaaaattataatgatCATTGACCTTTCGTGTATGTTAATCTAACTTTTTTCCCTAAATATCTgtatctaatatatattaatacaagAATATAATGCTTCAAAATACATGAGAAAACATAGAAAGAAATGAACATATCGATCTcacatatttttcttaaaatggtCATGtgctatacatatatataagaaataaatcactataatagatgaagaattacaaaaaaaaaaaatgaaaatcacaATGGTGTTGCGGACGCCTTTATAGGCCACACATATGACGGGAAAAAAGCAttagtttaagtttttaaagtgaaattattttctttttgttttatgatatttttattttaggttttgtttatttttaattagagtTAAGTTGTTTTATTCTAGAAACATGTTTTTATTTAGATGTAACTAGTACATTTAAGGATTTATTGGGGAATAAAAACATAAGTTggaatttttatctatttttccaAACATCTAGGTTTCTTTCTAAACAAGTCCTAAAGTTCGTGTCTTTTTTCGACAAGCTAAGTTATCAGCCATCATAGGTCATTCTAGGAATAGAGATAAAGTGAAGGCATTTGATTCTAACGTTCCCATTCATAACTCCGTGACTCGATCCTATTACCGCATACTCAACAATTTGGCATCAAAGCCTCTCACACTGAAGCCTAACAGGTGAAAATCTACAGGGGTAATCTTATGTCCAATCATACTCAAGCCATCCACATTTGAAAAggcatttttttttcaattttaggtTTAGCGTGTTAGGCTATTTAAAGCCCTTTATGgcacaaaaaaaaactagacATTCCTTTCACCATCTTTATTCCCTCAATCATGTTAGATAcctatattttttcttttctagtttagactttatttttataattttcaatatttttttgcaCTTTTTCCTCTTTGGATTTAAAAAGGTGTAGGACCTCTTGTATTCTTTTGggtttttctttataaaattcaatagatGAAAGTATTTTGGttatctaaaatagaaaattattaattggGTTGTGGATTTGAGGATTTGTCTTACTtatcatcaattcaataaagGACTTTGTCAAGATTTACTAAGCATCTCTTAACCCGTACTTCTTTTGTGATTTTTTGATTATTCACTTAAGGATGAAATTGTTTGGGCTCTTATATTTTGATGATGTGCCACACCTCGAAATTAGGGTTAGAAGGATCAAGGTTTGTAGGGTGAGTCAGTGGTGTGATTAGACTTTTAAGAGTATTTTTGTGTCTTAGAAGATAGAATGAATCTGTTAGTTCAATGGTAAGGTGTTTGTTAGTTTACCTTTAGGTCTTATGTTCAAATCCCCTAATGTGCTTAGtggaaattgttttgtttttagctTCAAGTTTCCGAAAAATTCTCTCATGTTCCTTCACTTTTGCTTATGTTTCCACtgtcacaatttttttttctgtatcTCAATTACTCTATTGTTTCATTGGTATTTCTTTTTGTCCCATTGTCGTGTGTCACTTTAAAAGCTAGGTAATTTTTGAGTCACAGGGGCTACCCATAAAGCCATGTGACCTCCGTTAAGGAATTTGTCAATCGCACACAGCCTGAGGAGGTTTCACGCGACCTGAGATACGATCGTGTGTCCCATGTTTCTTATTGTGAAATTTTGTCACATGGGcatagagagttacacggtctgccCACACGGCCGTATATCTCAGCCACATGGTCGTGCCTCTCATTTACATGGTCGTGTACCCCTGTCACATAGTCTGAACCCTCTACACGGCTGTGTGGTCTTGTTTTTGCAGTTTTTCCACTGATTCTGTGAAATGATTTGTTTTAGTCCTTGAGTGTTCCCTTGTATGTTTAAGCCTTTATAGGAGTGTTTGGGACACTAAGACTATTTGTGGAAGGTCTCCGAAGGACATATTACTGGtagaatatttttatgtatatgtgttcatatgatttattttgatattcgCATAAGCTATTTATGTGATGGGGTATACTAAACTGGGTATACAAAAATGCTTGGATGTGATGGTTAGTAATGGTGTATAATGTTGAATCCGCTATTTTGATAATGGATTATGAGTTTGATATGAAatattggaaattgaataagCGTATGATTGATTCAATATATTTGTATGTGTTGAAAATTCTGCATATGCATTATGgttggttttttattttgaagagaaaaatgttcgaTTGGGGCAGTTAAATTGCTTCGATATAATTTGGAGGTAAAATCACAATAATGTTAATAGCTTGACTACATAACACTCAAGTGGCATATGACCACTTAAAGGTCTAACACCTCAAACctggcctagatgttatggccagATCAGGAAGTGTTAAGTAACTGGTTGAAAAATGCAGTTCTcgtatattttgaaaattgttaTAAGCTCCTAAAATCTTGAATTATTTGAAGTCATATTTTATCTAactattttattgaaaacattgtttgtttatattttctaaaaacttgTAGTTTTGAATAGGAAACTTTTTAAAAAGTGATATTTTGGAAAATACTATGCAtaccttgaaaataattaattttgcaaATAAGTGAATGTTGTCGATAAAAATGTTTAAGAGATATTAAGCAAAATAGGGAAAGTCCCGAACCCAAAATAGTCCAAAATGTCCAAAGAgtccaaaatttataaaactttaaacccaaattttaaataagtcaaatttacgaaaatatgatattaactGAGCTGACGTCACATTGATCCGCCTaagtctgaggattacctgaaaaTAATAGTCAAACAGAGTGTGAGTTttcgaaactcagtgtgtaacagATGATGTAACAGTTAGATTATAGCAGACAGATATAGCATAAATAGATTCATATCAGAGCAATACATATACGGACATGTAATCCaacccccatccgctacacaccaactctgACCATCCCAGCACACCATGCGAGGTACGAATCACCcacccaaccctacacaccatttAGTGTCTGTATGacactttacaaaatatttacaGTTGAGTTACAAGATAAATAGACGAATTATCGCCTTTTACTGAACACTTCTTCCACATAGAAAAACCAACTCCAGACGCAAATACAGAGCGTGAAAGATGTCAGACATATTTATAGTATATACACATAACAGAACAGATACAGAACATACGTAGCATTTTTCGATTTTTTAACCTATTACGCAATTTACTTATCATATGATGTTTCAGTTATACAAGCAGATATTAGAAATCATGCAAACAAATGAccagatttcatattttacaatCTATTTGTAGAACTACTTTAAGATGCCCATCATGATCATCCTCAGATTTAGAGTATACCAAAATGTCGTTGATGAAGATCACGATGAACTGGTTCAGATATGGTTGAAAAACTCGATTCATAAGATCCATGAATACAGTCGGAGCATTCGCCAAACTAAAGGGCATGACTAGGAACTCTTAgtgcccataacgagtcctaaaagtAGTTTTGTGAACATCGACTTCCTTAACCTTAAGCTGATGGTACCTAGAACAAAGatctatcttggagaacacaGAATCCCCATGAAATTgctcgaacaaatcatcaatcttCAGAAGTGAGTACTTATTCTTTACTGTTAACTTATTCAACTGACGGTAATCGATACACATCCTCATAATACCATCTTTCATTTTTACAAACCAAACTGGTGCCCCCCACGAAGACACACTAGGACGGATGAACCCTTGATCGAGGAGTTTCTGAAGCTGAGCCTTTAGTTTCATAAGCTCTTCTGGTACCATGCGGTAGGAGAAATTGACATCAGAGCTGTACCTAATAGAACCTTAATACCGAACTCGACCTCTTTATCTGGAGGTAAACCTGATAACTCATCAGGAAAAACATCCGAAAACTTCTTAGCC
This genomic window from Gossypium raimondii isolate GPD5lz chromosome 10, ASM2569854v1, whole genome shotgun sequence contains:
- the LOC105778408 gene encoding uncharacterized protein LOC105778408; translation: MGCGESKHAVIENTISRKNSKAGSKRGKSSQVIEETRKVDSEVSSSVQQEGKNDGLDIVGVAAGTTSISRRNSRARSKKGKSSETIEETKKVDGETSSMAKQKEVKNDNRDTDGNNSGTVVDGKKVAESIELKKGDKTMAEETKEKIMEEIKLVEETKDGEAKTMKKENLVERSKTITSTTTTEAKVSTLVEKQEEKPAGVEDLKKK